Proteins encoded within one genomic window of Pigmentiphaga sp. H8:
- a CDS encoding tripartite tricarboxylate transporter substrate binding protein: MKPSLSCGLVAASLALAAGIQAAHADDFPTRPIRLVTPYPAGLTPDVATRIMAEKLGKLWGKPIVIEAKPGANGFLALGAAKQAAPDGYTLLVVGDAHMTTNPKLLSSVPYDPQKDFTPVSLFFRAPFLFYTSAAAPYASMRDLVEAARKDPKKITYGTPYVGSPAHFGGAILAQATRTEMMPVHYKEGAQIYTAVANGDISFSVATIGSGLPLVKAGKLKMLATASPQRLADYPQVPTVKESGGPDLAIETWVGLVAPAGTPPAVVQKLNAGIAQVLKDPELVEKFAALGIEPQSSTPAELSARVRDELAEVETRIKRLGISIE; this comes from the coding sequence TTGAAACCCAGTCTATCGTGTGGCCTGGTCGCGGCGAGCCTGGCGCTTGCCGCCGGCATCCAGGCCGCCCATGCCGACGACTTTCCCACCCGCCCCATCCGCCTGGTTACCCCCTACCCGGCCGGCCTGACACCGGATGTCGCCACGCGCATCATGGCCGAGAAGCTGGGCAAGCTGTGGGGCAAGCCCATCGTCATCGAAGCCAAGCCCGGCGCCAACGGCTTCCTGGCGCTGGGCGCCGCCAAGCAGGCCGCGCCCGACGGCTACACCCTGCTGGTCGTGGGCGACGCGCACATGACGACCAATCCCAAGCTGCTGTCCTCGGTCCCCTACGACCCGCAGAAGGATTTCACGCCGGTCTCGCTGTTCTTCCGCGCCCCCTTCCTGTTCTACACATCCGCCGCGGCGCCCTATGCCTCGATGCGCGACCTGGTCGAGGCGGCCCGCAAGGACCCGAAGAAAATCACCTACGGTACGCCCTACGTCGGCAGCCCGGCCCACTTCGGCGGCGCCATCCTGGCCCAGGCCACGCGTACCGAGATGATGCCGGTCCACTACAAGGAAGGCGCGCAGATCTACACGGCGGTCGCCAACGGCGACATCAGCTTCAGCGTGGCCACCATCGGCTCGGGCCTGCCGCTGGTCAAGGCCGGCAAGCTGAAGATGCTGGCCACCGCGTCGCCGCAGCGCCTGGCCGACTACCCGCAGGTACCCACCGTGAAGGAATCCGGTGGCCCGGACCTGGCCATCGAGACCTGGGTGGGCCTGGTGGCGCCGGCCGGCACGCCCCCGGCCGTGGTGCAGAAGCTCAACGCCGGCATCGCGCAGGTACTGAAGGATCCGGAACTGGTCGAGAAGTTCGCGGCGCTGGGCATCGAGCCGCAGAGCAGCACGCCGGCCGAGTTGTCCGCGCGCGTGCGCGATGAACTGGCCGAGGTGGAAACGCGCATCAAGCGGCTGGGCATCAGCATCGAGTAG
- a CDS encoding GntR family transcriptional regulator, whose amino-acid sequence MTLPPPRATRTTPSTAIANLAQVGTPIYVKLVMSFRKRIETGEWAVDQQIPSLDELARDEGVARATIRHAIGFLESEGLIGRYRGRGTFVLRRPQSGVFYDIPTSWDTLVNHVPDIQIEWLESSTVMRPQSINHHGGALSPDGYQHLRRLQKHNQIPYFVGDSYVERTIFRAIGKKAFNSPVPMQLIQNHAGERIGRAEQTIQASNADFEVAQLLDVPVNTAIMVVTRSVFDRDEVLVYESQGLFRSDFVRVHMRLK is encoded by the coding sequence ATGACTTTGCCTCCGCCCCGCGCCACCCGCACGACGCCGTCGACCGCCATCGCGAACCTGGCGCAAGTGGGGACGCCCATCTACGTGAAGCTGGTGATGTCCTTCAGGAAGCGCATCGAGACGGGCGAGTGGGCGGTGGACCAGCAGATCCCGTCGCTGGACGAACTGGCCCGCGACGAAGGCGTGGCGCGCGCCACCATCCGCCATGCCATCGGCTTCCTGGAATCCGAGGGGCTGATCGGCCGCTATCGCGGCCGCGGCACCTTCGTCCTGCGCCGCCCGCAAAGCGGCGTCTTCTACGACATCCCGACCAGCTGGGACACGCTGGTCAACCACGTGCCCGACATCCAGATCGAATGGCTGGAAAGCAGCACCGTCATGCGGCCGCAGTCGATCAACCACCACGGCGGCGCGCTGTCGCCCGACGGCTACCAGCACTTGCGCCGGCTGCAGAAGCACAACCAGATTCCGTATTTCGTGGGCGACTCGTACGTGGAGCGCACGATCTTCCGCGCCATCGGCAAGAAGGCGTTCAACTCGCCCGTACCCATGCAGCTGATACAGAACCACGCGGGCGAGCGTATCGGCCGTGCCGAGCAGACCATCCAGGCCAGCAACGCCGACTTCGAGGTGGCGCAGTTGCTGGATGTGCCGGTGAACACCGCCATCATGGTGGTCACCCGCTCGGTGTTCGACCGGGACGAGGTCCTGGTGTATGAATCCCAGGGCCTTTTCCGCAGCGACTTCGTGCGGGTGCACATGCGGCTGAAGTAG
- a CDS encoding YbaK/EbsC family protein, translated as MSLESVRHFLAAHAPDIAIIELEHSTATVELAAQHHGVAPGQIAKTLSLRAGDREVLVVTRGDARLDNKKAKAVFGGRVKMLPADEVVAVTGHPVGGVCPFGLATPLPVYCDVSLRAYDEVLPAAGSTHSAVRIAPQRLAELVGAQWVDVSQEAA; from the coding sequence ATGAGTCTCGAATCCGTCCGCCATTTCCTGGCCGCCCACGCACCCGACATCGCCATCATCGAACTCGAACACAGCACCGCCACCGTCGAACTGGCCGCGCAGCACCACGGCGTCGCGCCCGGCCAGATCGCCAAGACGCTGTCGCTGCGGGCGGGCGACCGCGAAGTGCTGGTCGTGACGCGCGGCGACGCCAGGCTGGACAACAAGAAGGCCAAGGCCGTGTTCGGCGGACGCGTGAAGATGCTGCCGGCCGACGAAGTGGTGGCCGTGACGGGGCATCCGGTGGGCGGCGTCTGCCCGTTCGGCCTGGCCACGCCGCTGCCGGTGTATTGCGACGTCTCGCTGCGGGCCTACGACGAAGTGCTGCCGGCGGCCGGGTCCACCCACAGCGCGGTGCGCATCGCGCCGCAGCGCCTGGCCGAACTGGTCGGCGCGCAATGGGTGGACGTCAGCCAGGAAGCGGCCTGA
- a CDS encoding GntR family transcriptional regulator — MASARPTTDASDTSDTSARAANTGPRGGLPMYAQLFALFRQRIENGVWPLNECIPSLDELMEEFDVGRVTVRHALGMLEAEGLVGRFRGRGTFVLARPQSNIWYRIPMNWDELTGPQPDIEVEWLESHECTHPPASVHTGAALGESYQALKRRLLRHHIPYGIGHTYIEKNVYAAFGADVLAKPIPLKILDARLPGGVGHAEQTVRASVADLDTARLLDLTSGAPVIQVTRSVLDHQGMLVYESLGVFRGDFVEIHTDLK, encoded by the coding sequence ATGGCATCCGCACGACCCACTACCGACGCTTCCGATACTTCCGATACCTCCGCGCGCGCCGCCAACACCGGCCCGCGCGGCGGGCTGCCGATGTACGCGCAGCTCTTCGCGCTGTTCCGCCAGCGCATCGAGAACGGCGTCTGGCCGCTGAACGAATGCATTCCGTCACTGGACGAACTGATGGAAGAGTTCGACGTGGGCCGGGTCACGGTGCGGCACGCGCTGGGCATGCTCGAGGCCGAGGGGCTGGTGGGCCGCTTCCGCGGCCGTGGCACCTTCGTGCTGGCGCGCCCCCAGTCCAACATCTGGTATCGCATCCCGATGAACTGGGACGAACTGACGGGGCCGCAACCCGACATCGAAGTCGAATGGCTGGAGAGCCACGAGTGCACGCATCCGCCCGCCTCGGTGCACACCGGGGCCGCGCTGGGCGAGTCCTACCAGGCGCTCAAGCGGCGCCTGCTGCGCCACCACATTCCCTACGGCATCGGCCATACCTACATCGAAAAGAACGTCTATGCCGCCTTCGGCGCCGACGTGCTGGCCAAGCCCATCCCGCTGAAGATCCTGGACGCCCGCCTGCCGGGCGGCGTCGGCCATGCCGAGCAGACGGTGCGCGCAAGCGTGGCCGACCTCGACACCGCCCGACTGCTCGACCTGACCTCGGGCGCCCCGGTCATCCAGGTGACGCGCTCGGTGCTGGATCACCAGGGCATGCTGGTCTATGAATCGCTGGGCGTCTTCCGCGGCGATTTCGTGGAAATCCACACCGACCTGAAGTAG
- a CDS encoding RidA family protein, with the protein MDRQSMPQSPDAPDRMAGMVPGVRAGGFLFLSAIRGRDPATNRMPDDPYEQACQALRNVQAVLAASGATLQHVVKVTLYLHDLDQRKGFHQAWMEFFPQDPPARIAVGVADANGAPGGNAHYALDVIALAP; encoded by the coding sequence ATGGATAGGCAGAGCATGCCGCAGTCGCCGGACGCGCCCGACCGCATGGCCGGCATGGTGCCTGGCGTGCGGGCCGGAGGCTTCCTGTTCCTGTCGGCCATACGCGGCCGCGACCCGGCCACCAACCGCATGCCCGACGACCCCTACGAACAGGCCTGCCAGGCGCTGCGCAACGTCCAGGCGGTGCTGGCCGCGTCCGGGGCGACGCTCCAGCACGTGGTGAAGGTCACGCTTTATCTGCATGACCTGGACCAGCGCAAGGGCTTCCATCAGGCGTGGATGGAGTTCTTTCCGCAGGATCCACCCGCCCGCATCGCGGTGGGGGTCGCGGATGCCAACGGCGCGCCCGGCGGCAACGCCCACTATGCGCTGGACGTGATCGCGCTGGCGCCGTGA
- a CDS encoding alpha/beta fold hydrolase — protein sequence MNDTAIRSRWVLANGVRTHYAEAGDQGRTLVALHGGGAGSSGASGMGPVLPLLGKDFRVVAPDSIGGFGLTDTQAPTPYGLISRAAHTADFVDALCLDKFSVLGNSQGAWSGAYYAMLHPDRVEKLVIVSSLTIAGSLGLKQAPNEAMHALMGYDGSRAGMKRLLEALIIDKSRITDALIDERQRAATRPGAYEAFQRMAQGIDFVRNDPVLKLQTQWQEALPALTRRIPTLILWGEEDTFAVPATGRALAEMLPDARIEWVPGAGHQVQTDAPDRAAAIIREFLNG from the coding sequence ATGAATGACACGGCAATTCGTTCGCGCTGGGTACTGGCCAACGGCGTGCGTACGCACTACGCGGAAGCGGGCGACCAGGGCCGCACGCTGGTGGCGCTGCATGGCGGCGGCGCGGGCTCGTCCGGCGCCTCGGGCATGGGTCCCGTGCTGCCGCTGCTGGGCAAGGACTTCCGGGTGGTCGCGCCCGATTCCATCGGCGGCTTCGGGCTGACGGACACCCAGGCGCCCACGCCCTACGGGTTGATCAGCCGCGCGGCGCACACCGCGGATTTCGTCGATGCGCTGTGCCTGGACAAGTTCTCGGTGCTGGGCAATTCGCAGGGCGCGTGGTCGGGCGCGTACTACGCCATGCTGCATCCGGACCGCGTCGAGAAGCTGGTCATCGTGTCCTCGCTCACCATCGCCGGCTCGCTGGGCCTGAAACAGGCGCCGAACGAGGCCATGCACGCGCTGATGGGCTATGACGGCTCGCGCGCCGGCATGAAGCGCCTGCTGGAAGCGCTGATCATCGACAAGTCGCGCATCACCGACGCGCTGATCGACGAACGCCAGCGCGCCGCCACGCGGCCCGGCGCGTACGAGGCCTTCCAGCGCATGGCGCAGGGTATCGACTTCGTGCGCAACGACCCGGTGCTCAAGCTCCAGACCCAATGGCAGGAAGCGCTGCCCGCGCTGACGCGCCGCATCCCCACCCTGATCCTGTGGGGCGAGGAAGATACCTTCGCCGTGCCCGCCACCGGCCGTGCGCTGGCCGAGATGCTGCCCGACGCGCGTATCGAATGGGTGCCCGGAGCCGGCCACCAGGTGCAGACCGACGCGCCGGACCGCGCCGCCGCCATCATCCGGGAGTTCCTGAATGGATAG
- a CDS encoding extradiol dioxygenase, producing MSEIVWAAATAHTGAMMRAPKGDPDDLARADRVFQAFSALSASLRAARPDVLVVVATDHFLTFDQAALPVFAIGTGAAFPGHGEFGVPKRDYTGVPGLGESVHAGMVAAGFDAAGARGLPLDHSFSCPLQLLLAGWDAPVLPVYVNCTIEPLPRLDRCLAFGRALGDVLRAQERAPRVAVLGTGGLSHWVGMPETGHINRDFDRRFLEGFAAGRFDEIAGWNAAEVVRSAGNGAAEIRNWLLAAGAARATGARVAAYEPVQAWVTGIGVTELLLPETDTREVLPARAGGADRDRHALERYLFRFDKEPALQAALRADAGDAFDGYGLDDEERRVLRERDLATLYEWGVHPLLIRNFAGTLELRYVQAYRDRGLLPRHGN from the coding sequence ATGAGCGAAATCGTCTGGGCCGCGGCCACGGCCCATACGGGCGCCATGATGCGCGCGCCCAAGGGCGACCCGGACGACCTGGCGCGCGCCGACCGGGTGTTCCAGGCCTTCTCGGCCCTGTCCGCCTCGCTGCGGGCCGCGCGCCCCGACGTGCTCGTGGTCGTCGCCACCGACCATTTCCTGACCTTCGACCAGGCCGCGCTGCCGGTGTTCGCCATCGGCACCGGCGCGGCGTTCCCGGGGCACGGGGAATTCGGCGTGCCCAAGCGGGACTACACCGGCGTGCCCGGCCTGGGCGAGTCGGTGCACGCGGGCATGGTGGCGGCCGGCTTCGACGCGGCCGGCGCGCGCGGCCTGCCGCTGGACCACAGCTTCTCGTGCCCGCTGCAATTGCTGCTGGCCGGCTGGGACGCACCGGTGCTGCCGGTGTACGTGAACTGCACCATCGAACCGCTGCCGCGCCTGGACCGCTGCCTGGCTTTCGGCCGGGCGCTGGGCGACGTGCTGCGCGCGCAGGAACGGGCGCCGCGCGTGGCCGTGCTCGGCACCGGCGGCCTGAGCCACTGGGTCGGCATGCCCGAGACCGGGCACATCAACCGCGATTTCGACCGCCGCTTCCTGGAAGGCTTCGCCGCCGGCCGCTTCGACGAGATCGCCGGCTGGAACGCGGCCGAGGTGGTGCGCAGCGCGGGCAACGGCGCTGCCGAGATCCGCAACTGGCTGCTGGCCGCGGGCGCGGCCCGGGCCACGGGCGCGCGGGTGGCGGCCTACGAGCCGGTGCAGGCCTGGGTGACCGGAATAGGCGTGACCGAACTGCTGTTGCCCGAGACGGACACACGTGAGGTCTTGCCCGCGCGGGCGGGCGGGGCGGACCGCGACCGCCATGCGCTGGAGCGCTACCTGTTCCGTTTCGACAAGGAGCCGGCGTTGCAGGCGGCGCTGCGAGCCGATGCCGGCGACGCGTTCGACGGCTACGGGCTGGACGACGAGGAACGGCGCGTTCTGCGCGAGCGCGACCTGGCCACCTTGTACGAGTGGGGCGTGCATCCGCTCCTGATCCGCAACTTCGCCGGAACCCTGGAACTGCGCTACGTGCAGGCTTACCGCGACCGTGGCCTGCTGCCGCGGCACGGCAACTGA
- a CDS encoding dienelactone hydrolase family protein: MNKRTSHGRWVTFPSGADQVRGYLAEPDGDDVLGAVVCAPENLGVTEHRQEETRRLAAEGFIVLTVDPYSRIGGRPPQDYTTAEERRSKAFIAARDEVVVPDCQAALAWLRTQPRVGRVGALGYCLGGGTVLAWAADTQDLACSVVLYALPVVPAAYAPDGRDRSRIALAPRIQAPMQLHFGDADEAIPMDQTLALKEALEARAPAPISFHVYPGARHAYMDSTLERYSPEAAALTYERFVDFLHRHLDAGG, from the coding sequence ATGAACAAGCGAACCAGCCATGGCCGCTGGGTGACCTTTCCCAGCGGCGCCGACCAGGTGCGGGGCTACCTGGCCGAGCCCGACGGCGACGACGTGCTGGGCGCGGTGGTCTGCGCGCCCGAGAACCTGGGGGTGACCGAGCATCGCCAGGAGGAAACGCGGCGGCTCGCGGCCGAGGGTTTCATCGTCCTGACCGTGGACCCGTACAGCCGCATCGGCGGCCGGCCGCCGCAGGACTACACCACCGCCGAGGAACGGCGCAGCAAGGCCTTCATCGCCGCGCGCGACGAGGTCGTGGTGCCCGATTGCCAGGCGGCGCTGGCCTGGCTGCGCACGCAGCCCCGGGTGGGCCGCGTCGGCGCGCTGGGCTATTGCCTGGGCGGCGGCACGGTGCTGGCCTGGGCCGCCGACACGCAAGACCTGGCCTGCTCGGTGGTGCTGTACGCGCTGCCGGTGGTGCCCGCCGCCTATGCGCCCGACGGCCGCGACCGCTCGCGCATCGCGCTGGCGCCGCGCATCCAGGCGCCCATGCAGCTGCACTTCGGCGACGCCGACGAAGCCATTCCCATGGACCAGACCCTGGCGCTGAAGGAAGCGCTGGAAGCGCGGGCGCCCGCGCCCATTTCCTTCCACGTCTACCCCGGCGCGCGCCATGCCTACATGGACAGCACGCTGGAGCGTTATTCGCCCGAGGCCGCGGCACTGACCTACGAGCGCTTCGTGGACTTCCTGCATCGCCATCTGGACGCGGGAGGCTGA
- a CDS encoding hydantoinase B/oxoprolinase family protein: protein MHQVYEYTAKEADPITFEVIRHRLLSITDEQAATLASVSGSALVNEATDFNTGLYRAFGEVVTMGKTVTFHAASLSLMVKHVIEDCEDSVGINPGDMFIVNHPHKGALHCPDVGVLAPIFVDGKRIGWTGACAHQLDVGGMVPGSFASMAKDIRQEGMLIPPVKIIDRGELRSDVLNFITGMSRLPTNISLDLKGLMAANNIGVKSLLDTIAKYGVDTVLTVMDGMMGLSETKMRKRLKELPDGVFRAQAFLDHDGFDNKIYKIHVELRKQGDHIVFDYTGSDPQAPGFVNATRTGLLAGVYAGILPVIAYDLPWNEGLLRPLEVLSTEGSIVSCKFPAPCSQGPLGAMWLVEVTTTEVISKLMATHPDYLAEAQSSPASGPDLFHIHGRNQYGEPATAPILEVMLSGGGAYAHRDGVSVSGQRNITAGRAPNVETTELKLPVLYMYRRIITDSSGAGRNVGGQAAGAAFVLHGVDEVESLVACHGYQSPTSRGLFGGYPSGCNHRRFLRHSNIRQLLADGVFPDRMDGLEGEEVEFNAKPPEFEFGKDDVYECNPTAGGGWGDPLGRPADSVAADVAAGAFSAQVAEHIFGVVTKGGVLDEAATGAARAAIRQRRLAWPAGKTLAALPKTGQAEPVAIVGDVARIVRASGTPYLVCNSCDTAIAPAAENWKDYARHHLATPEDLGPRVRIHHDLEVVQHACPHCATLLDVEVRRKGEASLFDIQVAA from the coding sequence ATGCATCAGGTCTACGAATACACGGCCAAGGAGGCCGACCCGATCACCTTCGAGGTGATCCGCCACCGGCTGCTGTCGATCACCGACGAACAGGCGGCCACGCTGGCCTCGGTGTCGGGGTCGGCGCTGGTGAACGAAGCGACCGACTTCAACACCGGCCTTTACCGCGCCTTCGGCGAAGTGGTCACCATGGGCAAGACGGTGACCTTCCACGCGGCCTCGCTGTCGCTGATGGTCAAACACGTGATCGAGGACTGCGAGGACTCGGTCGGCATCAATCCGGGCGACATGTTCATCGTCAACCACCCGCACAAGGGCGCGCTGCACTGCCCGGACGTGGGCGTGTTGGCCCCCATCTTCGTCGATGGCAAGCGCATCGGCTGGACCGGCGCCTGCGCCCACCAGCTGGACGTGGGCGGCATGGTGCCGGGCAGCTTCGCCTCCATGGCCAAGGACATCCGCCAGGAAGGCATGCTGATCCCGCCGGTCAAGATCATCGACCGCGGCGAGCTGCGCAGCGACGTGCTGAATTTCATCACCGGCATGTCGCGCCTGCCCACCAACATCAGCCTGGATCTGAAGGGGTTGATGGCGGCCAACAACATCGGCGTGAAGAGCCTGCTGGACACCATCGCCAAGTACGGCGTGGATACGGTGCTGACGGTGATGGACGGCATGATGGGCCTGTCCGAGACCAAGATGCGCAAGCGCCTGAAGGAACTGCCCGACGGCGTGTTCCGCGCCCAGGCCTTCCTGGACCACGACGGCTTCGACAACAAGATCTACAAGATCCACGTCGAGCTGCGCAAGCAGGGCGACCACATCGTGTTCGATTACACCGGGTCCGACCCGCAGGCGCCGGGCTTCGTCAACGCGACGCGCACGGGCCTGCTGGCCGGGGTCTACGCCGGCATCCTGCCGGTCATCGCCTATGACCTGCCGTGGAACGAGGGCCTGCTGAGGCCGCTGGAAGTGCTGTCCACCGAAGGCTCGATCGTTTCGTGCAAGTTCCCCGCGCCGTGCAGCCAGGGGCCGCTGGGCGCGATGTGGCTGGTCGAGGTCACCACCACCGAGGTCATCTCCAAGCTGATGGCCACGCATCCGGACTACCTGGCCGAGGCGCAGTCGTCGCCGGCCAGCGGACCGGACCTGTTCCACATCCACGGCCGCAACCAGTACGGCGAACCGGCCACCGCGCCCATCCTGGAAGTGATGCTGTCGGGCGGCGGCGCCTATGCGCACCGCGACGGCGTGAGCGTTTCGGGCCAGCGCAACATCACCGCCGGCCGCGCGCCCAACGTCGAGACCACCGAGCTGAAGCTGCCGGTGCTGTACATGTACCGCCGCATCATCACCGACAGCTCGGGCGCCGGCCGCAACGTCGGCGGCCAGGCCGCGGGCGCGGCCTTCGTGCTGCACGGCGTGGACGAGGTCGAGTCGCTGGTCGCCTGCCACGGCTACCAGTCGCCCACCTCGCGCGGCCTGTTCGGCGGCTATCCCAGCGGCTGCAACCATCGCCGCTTCCTGCGCCATAGCAACATCCGCCAACTGCTGGCCGACGGCGTGTTTCCCGACCGCATGGACGGGCTGGAAGGCGAGGAAGTGGAGTTCAACGCCAAGCCGCCGGAGTTCGAGTTCGGCAAGGACGACGTCTACGAATGCAATCCCACGGCCGGCGGCGGCTGGGGCGATCCGCTGGGCCGGCCGGCCGACAGCGTGGCCGCCGATGTCGCGGCCGGAGCCTTCTCGGCCCAGGTGGCCGAACACATCTTCGGCGTCGTGACCAAGGGCGGTGTGCTGGACGAGGCCGCCACCGGCGCCGCGCGCGCCGCGATCCGCCAGCGCCGGCTGGCATGGCCCGCCGGCAAGACGCTGGCCGCGCTTCCGAAAACCGGACAGGCCGAACCCGTGGCCATCGTCGGCGACGTGGCGCGCATCGTGCGCGCCTCCGGCACGCCTTACCTGGTCTGCAACAGCTGCGACACGGCCATCGCGCCGGCGGCGGAGAACTGGAAGGACTACGCGCGCCACCACCTGGCCACCCCCGAGGACCTGGGCCCGCGCGTGCGCATCCACCACGACCTCGAGGTCGTCCAGCACGCCTGCCCGCATTGCGCCACGCTGCTCGACGTCGAGGTGCGCCGCAAGGGCGAGGCATCCCTGTTCGACATCCAGGTCGCGGCCTGA
- a CDS encoding hydantoinase/oxoprolinase family protein yields MSYIGTDIGGTFTDLVLLSDDGDVRIFKALTTPDDRTRGVLDAMKLAAEELGIPADRLVAELKYFSHGTTAATNAFIERKGAKTGLLTTRGFEDTLRIQRAMGGWIGMPTHEISHFSKRRVPEPIVPPDLIKGVAERVDYKGEVIVPLDEAAARQAIRELREAGVEAIAISLLWSFRNPAHEQRLAELVEEEAPGLFVTTSSLLVPIIGEYERTSTTSINAYLGPVIHRYINGLEGAIRRFGFKGPISIMESGGGVLPAAEAAFQAANLLTSGPAGGVLASQKLGDLLGYRNVLTADMGGTSFDVGLIVDGQPLLETVREVGRFHVALPSIKVTAIGAGGGSIARVRDGHLTVGPESAGSTPGPACYGRGGVEPTITDADVVLGIIDPRYFLGGRMGLDVEAAREAVRKHVAEPLGMSVEEAAAGIREVANNQMADLLRRVTLRAGYDPRDFVLMAYGGAGATHAHQYAEVAGIGKVVVPNTGPAHSAYGTVTGDRHRSFSLAVGQHAPARFKRASEHIDIAALNEGFGQIEARAREALGDDVTIHRYIGMRFRQQVHEIGVEVPAGQLQAADVDALVDAFEAQYERIYGKNTALRSSGVEFTVVRVEGTSPVIKPAARQVEGAGRSNRPVSDRQVYFYGHGFIRADIYRSEDVGPGHAIAGPCIIERPDTTIVVGPDQSVEMEPYGNFVISIARNQ; encoded by the coding sequence GTGTCTTACATAGGTACGGATATCGGAGGGACGTTCACCGACCTCGTTCTTCTGTCCGACGACGGCGACGTGCGCATCTTCAAGGCACTGACCACGCCCGACGACCGCACGCGCGGCGTGCTGGACGCCATGAAACTGGCGGCCGAGGAACTGGGCATTCCGGCCGACCGGCTGGTGGCCGAACTGAAATACTTCTCGCACGGCACCACCGCCGCGACCAATGCGTTCATCGAGCGCAAGGGCGCGAAGACGGGGCTGCTGACCACGCGCGGTTTCGAGGACACGCTGCGCATCCAGCGCGCCATGGGCGGCTGGATCGGCATGCCCACGCACGAGATCTCGCACTTCTCGAAGCGCCGCGTGCCCGAGCCCATCGTGCCGCCGGACCTGATCAAGGGCGTGGCCGAGCGCGTGGACTACAAGGGCGAAGTCATCGTGCCGCTGGACGAGGCGGCGGCGCGGCAGGCCATACGCGAGCTGCGCGAGGCGGGCGTCGAGGCCATCGCCATCAGCCTGCTGTGGTCCTTCCGCAATCCGGCGCACGAGCAGCGCCTGGCCGAACTGGTGGAGGAAGAAGCGCCGGGGCTGTTCGTGACGACGTCCTCGCTGCTGGTGCCCATCATCGGCGAATACGAGCGCACCTCGACCACGTCGATCAACGCCTATCTGGGCCCGGTCATCCATCGCTACATCAACGGGCTGGAAGGGGCGATCCGGCGCTTCGGCTTCAAGGGGCCGATCTCCATCATGGAATCGGGCGGAGGCGTGCTGCCGGCGGCCGAGGCCGCGTTCCAGGCCGCCAACCTGCTGACCTCGGGTCCGGCCGGCGGCGTGCTGGCCTCGCAGAAGCTGGGCGACCTGCTGGGCTACCGCAACGTGCTGACGGCCGACATGGGCGGCACCAGCTTCGACGTGGGCCTGATCGTGGACGGCCAGCCGCTGCTGGAAACCGTGCGCGAAGTCGGCCGCTTCCACGTGGCGCTGCCGTCGATCAAGGTCACGGCCATCGGCGCGGGCGGGGGCTCCATCGCCCGCGTGCGCGATGGCCACCTGACCGTGGGCCCGGAAAGCGCGGGCTCCACGCCCGGGCCGGCGTGCTACGGCCGCGGCGGCGTCGAGCCGACCATCACCGACGCCGACGTGGTGCTGGGCATCATCGATCCGCGCTACTTCCTGGGCGGGCGCATGGGGCTGGACGTCGAGGCCGCGCGCGAAGCCGTGCGCAAGCACGTGGCCGAGCCGCTGGGCATGAGCGTGGAAGAGGCGGCCGCGGGCATCCGCGAGGTCGCCAACAACCAGATGGCGGACCTGCTGCGCCGGGTCACGCTGCGCGCCGGCTACGATCCGCGCGACTTCGTGCTGATGGCCTACGGCGGAGCGGGCGCCACGCACGCGCACCAGTATGCCGAGGTGGCCGGCATCGGCAAGGTGGTCGTGCCCAACACCGGGCCAGCGCATTCGGCCTACGGCACGGTCACGGGCGACCGCCACCGTTCGTTCTCGCTGGCGGTGGGCCAGCACGCGCCGGCGCGCTTCAAGCGGGCGTCCGAGCACATCGACATCGCGGCTCTGAACGAGGGTTTCGGCCAGATCGAGGCCCGCGCGCGCGAAGCGCTGGGCGACGACGTCACCATCCACCGCTACATCGGCATGCGTTTCCGCCAGCAGGTGCACGAGATCGGCGTCGAGGTGCCGGCCGGGCAGCTCCAGGCCGCCGACGTCGATGCGCTGGTGGATGCCTTCGAGGCGCAGTACGAGCGCATCTACGGCAAGAACACCGCGCTGCGCAGCTCGGGCGTGGAGTTCACCGTGGTGCGGGTCGAGGGCACGTCCCCGGTCATCAAGCCGGCGGCGCGCCAGGTCGAGGGCGCCGGCCGCTCGAACCGGCCGGTATCCGACCGCCAGGTCTATTTCTACGGCCACGGCTTCATCCGCGCCGACATCTACCGCAGCGAGGACGTGGGCCCCGGCCATGCCATCGCGGGCCCCTGCATCATCGAGCGGCCCGACACCACCATCGTCGTCGGCCCGGACCAGTCGGTCGAAATGGAGCCCTACGGCAACTTCGTGATTTCCATCGCGCGCAACCAATAA